A single genomic interval of Chitinophaga sp. 180180018-3 harbors:
- a CDS encoding glycosyltransferase family 4 protein, translated as MRILILSQWCYPEPDLKALTFARVLAGRGHTVQVLTGFPNYPGGKVYKGYSIKLFSREIIDNLEVLRCALYPSHDRSGLKRIFNYLSFAFFASLIGIFRTRKADILYVYHPPATVAIPAILIKLFRKVPVVYDIQDIWPDTLKVTGMVNNKYVLKAVDIFMKMCYRSVDHVVVLSNGFRELLIARGVRSSKVNVIYNWSNPIGLAGEVDREIISLFKNRFTILFAGTIGLAQGLDVVVKCAEQLREIKENDMQFILLGGGVDVNRLKSQVMEKGLQNIHFIDRVPASIIGSYLSCADVLLIHLLEDRLFEITVPCKTQAYLLAGKPILAGVKGDAAALIENAQAGLVFIPEDHNDLLEKALILKSMGPVTLRQFGNNGRRFYDNQLSIEKGVEKFEKIFEVVQHKR; from the coding sequence ATGAGAATATTAATTTTAAGCCAGTGGTGCTATCCGGAACCGGATCTGAAAGCGCTTACCTTTGCCAGGGTATTAGCAGGCAGGGGACATACCGTTCAGGTTTTGACTGGATTTCCAAATTATCCGGGAGGGAAAGTATACAAAGGCTATAGTATAAAGCTATTCAGCCGTGAAATAATTGACAATCTTGAAGTACTTCGGTGTGCACTTTACCCAAGCCATGACCGATCAGGCTTAAAACGTATCTTCAATTATCTCAGCTTCGCTTTTTTTGCTAGCCTGATCGGTATATTCAGAACAAGAAAAGCGGATATACTTTATGTATATCATCCTCCCGCTACTGTAGCTATCCCTGCAATACTGATAAAACTCTTCAGAAAGGTGCCGGTGGTATATGATATCCAGGATATATGGCCGGATACGTTGAAGGTAACAGGAATGGTAAACAATAAATATGTTCTTAAAGCTGTGGATATTTTTATGAAAATGTGTTATCGTTCTGTGGACCATGTTGTAGTGTTGTCCAATGGATTCAGGGAATTGCTGATAGCAAGAGGAGTTAGATCTTCAAAGGTAAATGTGATCTATAACTGGAGTAATCCCATCGGATTGGCTGGTGAAGTAGACCGTGAAATAATATCCTTGTTCAAAAACAGATTTACTATACTATTTGCCGGTACTATTGGGCTCGCACAGGGATTGGATGTGGTTGTGAAATGTGCGGAACAGCTGAGAGAAATCAAAGAAAATGATATGCAATTTATCCTATTGGGTGGTGGGGTGGATGTGAATAGATTAAAATCGCAGGTAATGGAGAAAGGCTTGCAGAATATACATTTTATTGACCGGGTTCCTGCCAGCATAATAGGATCTTATCTGTCCTGCGCAGATGTATTACTTATTCATCTGTTAGAAGATAGGTTATTTGAAATAACAGTCCCTTGTAAAACACAAGCTTATTTGTTGGCTGGAAAACCAATACTTGCAGGAGTAAAGGGTGATGCAGCTGCATTGATAGAGAATGCGCAGGCGGGATTGGTCTTTATACCGGAAGATCATAATGATTTGTTAGAGAAAGCTTTGATCCTTAAGAGCATGGGGCCGGTAACTTTACGGCAATTCGGAAACAATGGGCGGAGGTTTTATGATAATCAATTGTCAATAGAAAAAGGTGTGGAAAAGTTTGAAAAGATATTCGAAGTAGTACAGCATAAGCGTTAA
- a CDS encoding GNAT family N-acetyltransferase has protein sequence MKTTIIPVSNKKNWNAIIQKAAFYDFYHCNSYNAIEDTGEPLLFVTENEEGDFIAFPIVIRSIAGSVYFDCTSVYGYPGPVASKAIADMSAVLISYFQQQFLEFLYDRKVVAAFSRLHPVFEQCLLLSQYGEIISLNKTVAIDLSLPLDIQRQRYRRSNKSEINQLRKGGYVVKKMDSKTEVDSFADIYIETMKRVNAIEHYFFSREYFHRFLSAEDFTAFLLLAYKEDQLTAGAVFTVTNNIMQYHLAGTKEQYMKATPMKLVLDEARLLGTKMGLRFLHLGGGVGGSNDDSLYRFKSGFSDIYFTYKVWRVIVDDIKYKELVAINLRERKLNTNYFPLYRG, from the coding sequence ATGAAAACAACCATAATTCCTGTATCAAACAAAAAGAATTGGAATGCAATTATACAGAAAGCAGCGTTCTATGATTTTTATCATTGTAATTCTTACAATGCAATAGAAGATACAGGTGAGCCATTATTGTTTGTAACAGAAAATGAAGAAGGCGATTTTATAGCATTCCCGATTGTCATAAGAAGTATTGCCGGTTCGGTCTATTTTGATTGTACATCCGTTTATGGATATCCAGGTCCTGTTGCAAGCAAAGCGATTGCAGATATGTCTGCAGTACTGATCAGTTATTTTCAGCAGCAGTTTCTTGAGTTTTTGTATGACAGAAAGGTTGTCGCCGCCTTTTCGAGGTTACATCCGGTGTTTGAGCAATGCCTTTTATTGAGCCAGTACGGTGAAATAATTTCTTTGAATAAAACAGTGGCGATTGATCTGTCGTTACCTTTGGATATTCAGCGGCAACGGTATAGAAGATCTAATAAATCTGAAATCAATCAATTAAGGAAAGGAGGATATGTCGTAAAGAAGATGGACTCAAAAACGGAAGTAGATAGCTTCGCAGACATATATATAGAAACAATGAAGCGTGTAAACGCCATTGAGCATTATTTTTTTAGTAGAGAGTATTTTCACCGATTTCTGTCTGCGGAAGATTTCACTGCTTTTTTGTTGCTTGCGTATAAAGAAGATCAGTTAACGGCAGGAGCTGTATTTACAGTTACTAATAATATCATGCAATACCATCTGGCAGGTACTAAGGAACAATATATGAAGGCCACACCTATGAAGCTGGTGCTGGATGAGGCAAGATTACTGGGGACAAAAATGGGACTGCGGTTCCTGCACTTAGGAGGAGGAGTTGGGGGCAGCAATGATGACTCTCTTTATCGGTTTAAATCGGGGTTTTCAGATATTTATTTTACCTATAAAGTCTGGCGTGTAATAGTGGATGATATAAAATATAAGGAATTAGTAGCTATTAATTTAAGAGAAAGAAAGTTGAACACAAATTACTTCCCATTATACCGAGGCTAA
- a CDS encoding sugar transferase → MTTLQSVYKDLIKPVMDFCVSLICFIILLPVFIPIVLILFIINKGGVFFFQKRPGKKEKIFLIIKFKTMNDNKDESGQLLSDTLRLTKFGKFLRETSLDEIPQLLNVLKGDMSIVGPRPLLPEYLPFYNEYHRRRHEVKPGITGLAQTKGRNKVKFSERFNLDVIYVTRLSFALDMVIIWNTLPKIFKGSDVVHGQTLDEVDDLGITQDLRANYSK, encoded by the coding sequence ATGACAACTCTACAAAGTGTGTATAAAGATCTCATTAAGCCTGTGATGGATTTTTGCGTCTCTCTCATTTGTTTTATCATCTTATTGCCGGTTTTTATTCCGATAGTGTTAATTCTTTTTATTATCAATAAAGGGGGTGTATTTTTTTTTCAAAAGCGACCCGGAAAAAAGGAAAAGATTTTTCTTATTATCAAATTCAAAACTATGAATGATAATAAAGACGAATCGGGACAGTTATTGTCAGATACACTAAGGCTGACTAAGTTCGGGAAGTTTCTACGTGAAACATCGCTGGATGAAATACCACAACTACTGAATGTGTTGAAAGGTGATATGAGTATAGTTGGTCCCAGACCATTATTGCCGGAGTATTTACCTTTTTATAATGAATATCACAGAAGAAGGCATGAAGTAAAACCAGGAATTACAGGCCTGGCACAAACAAAAGGCAGGAATAAAGTGAAATTCAGCGAACGGTTTAACCTGGACGTGATATATGTAACCAGGCTTAGCTTTGCCTTGGATATGGTAATTATCTGGAACACCTTGCCGAAGATCTTTAAGGGAAGTGATGTAGTGCACGGACAAACTTTAGATGAAGTAGATGATCTTGGAATAACGCAAGATCTGAGAGCCAACTATTCGAAGTAG